A DNA window from Niabella yanshanensis contains the following coding sequences:
- a CDS encoding AraC family transcriptional regulator, translating into MPGKAMIKKVLKYSFSLLHVDHVRLNTQWNYKNVISPYYRIYYIDEGVGLIQTHHGAVELLPGHLYMIPSYTLCNLECKDQLSQYFIQFFEDSADGISLFSGKRAVIQRKAEPVDILNIQRLLEINPGRGINRSDNPRVYEKSLYYREYQQLNNHQLPNRYLETQGILLQLVARFLEASNPQKNPLPLPSVIMDTVSYIQLHLQNPLGLQLLAGRVNLHPDYFSRLFKEYMGERPIPFIQEKRIERAQYLIITDDMPLEAIARQTGFDNLSYFIKIFKRITNLTPGQYRTQHKIG; encoded by the coding sequence ATGCCTGGTAAAGCCATGATCAAAAAAGTTTTAAAATATAGTTTTTCGCTGCTGCATGTTGATCATGTTCGGTTAAATACTCAATGGAATTATAAAAATGTGATCAGCCCATATTACCGTATCTATTATATAGATGAGGGCGTAGGGTTGATCCAGACCCATCATGGTGCAGTTGAACTGCTACCGGGACATTTGTATATGATCCCCAGCTATACACTTTGTAACCTGGAGTGCAAGGATCAGCTGAGCCAGTACTTTATCCAGTTTTTTGAAGATTCGGCCGATGGCATCTCGCTTTTTTCGGGCAAAAGGGCCGTTATACAACGCAAGGCAGAACCCGTGGATATTTTAAATATTCAAAGACTTTTGGAGATCAACCCCGGACGGGGCATTAACCGGTCAGATAATCCGAGGGTATATGAAAAAAGCCTGTATTACCGGGAGTACCAGCAGCTAAATAATCACCAACTGCCGAACCGCTATCTCGAAACACAGGGCATTCTTTTGCAACTGGTTGCCCGGTTCCTGGAGGCATCTAACCCTCAAAAGAACCCACTCCCCTTACCTTCTGTTATTATGGATACTGTAAGCTATATTCAGCTACACCTGCAAAACCCGCTAGGCTTACAGCTCCTGGCCGGAAGGGTTAACCTCCACCCTGATTATTTCTCCCGGTTATTTAAGGAATATATGGGCGAGCGACCAATACCCTTTATCCAGGAAAAACGGATCGAAAGAGCGCAATACCTGATCATTACGGATGATATGCCCCTGGAGGCTATTGCCCGGCAAACCGGCTTCGACAATCTATCGTATTTTATCAAGATCTTTAAAAGGATCACCAATCTTACACCCGGGCAATATAGAACACAACATAAAATAGGATAG
- a CDS encoding alpha-L-fucosidase: MKRRDLIKGLAMASPALLLADPVKAGSLLNFNEKIAKGPFQPGWDSLSAYKVPAWFQNAKFGIWAHWGPQCEPESGDWYARGMYVEGSARYNTHLKKYGHPSQFGFKDIINIWKADQWDPEELLALYKKAGAQYFMALANHHDNFDLYKSRYQPNWNSTRLGPKKDLIAGWEKAARRQGLYFGVSVHAAHAWSWYEPSQQADKAGPYAGVPYDGTLTQKDGKGKWWEGLDPQELYAQQHPLSANSDDERTIHQQWNWGNGVTPPSKKYCDQFFNRTIDLINSYDPDLVYFDDTALPLWPASDVGLKIAAHFYNKSIQKNGTVEAVIFGKILDELQRKCLVWDIERGQSNAIEGLPWQTCTCIGSWHYNRDMYEKKKYKTAKTVIHTLADVVSKNGNLLLSVPVRGNGSIDDIERGVVEEIGQWMSMYGEAIYDTRPWRIYGEGPAMQEAIPLSGQGFNEGKGKPFTAADIRFTAKGDDLYAIVMGWPETNNLSIKSLKKGSEYLKKELSQITLVGSRGAALKFSVDEEGLQVQLPGEAPALPYAFVLKVV; this comes from the coding sequence ATGAAAAGAAGAGACCTTATAAAAGGATTGGCCATGGCCAGCCCGGCCCTGTTACTGGCCGACCCTGTAAAAGCCGGTTCCCTGCTGAACTTTAATGAGAAAATAGCCAAAGGGCCATTTCAGCCGGGCTGGGATTCATTGTCCGCTTATAAAGTGCCTGCCTGGTTTCAAAATGCCAAATTTGGCATCTGGGCCCATTGGGGTCCACAGTGTGAACCAGAGTCGGGTGACTGGTATGCGCGGGGAATGTACGTGGAAGGCAGCGCCCGGTATAACACACATCTGAAAAAATACGGGCATCCTTCTCAATTCGGGTTTAAGGATATTATCAATATCTGGAAGGCAGACCAGTGGGATCCTGAAGAACTGCTTGCTTTATATAAAAAGGCCGGTGCTCAATATTTTATGGCCCTGGCCAATCATCACGATAATTTCGACCTCTACAAAAGCCGGTATCAGCCTAACTGGAATTCCACCCGGCTAGGGCCTAAAAAAGATCTGATTGCAGGCTGGGAAAAAGCTGCCCGCAGGCAGGGATTGTATTTTGGGGTAAGCGTGCATGCCGCCCATGCATGGAGTTGGTACGAGCCGTCTCAGCAGGCTGATAAAGCCGGGCCTTACGCAGGTGTCCCGTATGATGGTACATTAACCCAAAAAGATGGCAAAGGCAAATGGTGGGAGGGGCTCGATCCGCAGGAGCTTTATGCGCAGCAGCACCCTTTAAGCGCCAACAGCGATGACGAGCGTACGATACACCAGCAATGGAACTGGGGCAACGGCGTTACACCACCCTCTAAAAAATATTGTGATCAATTTTTTAATCGCACCATTGACCTTATTAATAGCTACGATCCCGATCTTGTTTACTTCGACGATACCGCACTGCCGCTGTGGCCCGCCAGCGACGTGGGGTTAAAGATAGCTGCCCATTTTTACAATAAGAGCATACAAAAAAATGGTACTGTTGAAGCTGTGATCTTTGGTAAAATACTCGATGAGCTGCAGCGAAAATGCCTGGTATGGGATATAGAAAGAGGGCAGAGTAATGCCATTGAGGGGCTGCCCTGGCAAACCTGTACCTGTATCGGTAGCTGGCATTATAACCGGGACATGTACGAGAAGAAGAAGTATAAAACTGCAAAAACAGTCATCCATACCCTCGCCGATGTGGTTAGTAAAAACGGCAATTTATTACTAAGCGTGCCGGTAAGAGGCAATGGCTCCATCGACGATATAGAGCGGGGCGTGGTGGAAGAAATTGGGCAATGGATGAGTATGTATGGCGAAGCTATTTATGATACCCGGCCCTGGCGGATCTATGGGGAAGGTCCTGCTATGCAGGAGGCTATACCCCTTTCGGGGCAAGGATTTAACGAGGGTAAGGGCAAGCCTTTTACTGCTGCCGATATTCGTTTTACCGCAAAAGGCGACGACTTGTATGCCATTGTAATGGGATGGCCGGAGACCAATAACCTAAGCATCAAAAGCCTGAAAAAGGGAAGTGAATATTTAAAGAAAGAACTATCCCAAATAACGCTGGTGGGCAGCAGGGGAGCGGCATTGAAATTTTCCGTTGATGAGGAGGGCTTACAGGTGCAGTTACCAGGTGAAGCCCCTGCGCTGCCTTATGCATTTGTGTTGAAGGTAGTGTGA